A part of Cannabis sativa cultivar Pink pepper isolate KNU-18-1 chromosome 6, ASM2916894v1, whole genome shotgun sequence genomic DNA contains:
- the LOC115720354 gene encoding uncharacterized protein LOC115720354, whose amino-acid sequence MDPAITTYVEKIGFEKWARPYCLGDRYNIMTSNDAESFNKVTEEFRKYPVTISVDFIRFTLQNWFASRLEKASKCATPLATTFENDLKDLHKDGMFRSVLRNGAQLFNVGTSPQGERGGDVNLVERTCTCGLFQTLKIPCPHACAAAVSQNVSVYTLCFPYYTKETWKKIYDATINIIGEDDEWVLPEHIKNIRIGVPVEKKPVGRPRKSNAGRRPTKRRPSNGQMVVEPRHCSLCHGTGHNRATCKARV is encoded by the coding sequence ATGGACCCTGCCATTACTACATACGTCGAGAAAATAGGGTTTGAAAAGTGGGCTCGTCCTTATTGTCTAGGCGATCGGTACAACATAATGACAAGCAACGATGCTGAAAGCTTCAACAAGGTGACAGAAGAATTCAGAAAATATCCAGTAACTATTTCGGTTGACTTCATCAGGTTCACACTTCAAAATTGGTTTGCTTCTCGTCTCGAAAAGGCAAGTAAGTGCGCTACTCCTTTGGCTACTACTTTTGAAAATGATTTAAAGGATCTACACAAAGATGGTATGTTCAGGAGTGTCCTTCGTAATGGTGCCCAATTGTTCAACGTTGGTACGAGTCCTCAAGGTGagagaggtggtgatgtgaactTAGTGGAGAGAACATGCACTTGCGGACTTTTCCAAACGCTCAAAATCCCTTGTCCCCATGCATGTGCCGCAGCAGTTAGTCAGAATGTGAGCGTGTACACACTTTGCTTTCCATATTACACAAAAGAAACGTGGAAGAAGATCTACGATGCCACAATTAATATTATTGGGGAGGATGATGAGTGGGTACTACCGGAACACATCAAGAACATAAGAATTGGGGTACCAGTGGAGAAAAAACCAGTAGGTCGGCCTAGGAAGAGCAATGCAGGTAGAAGACCGACGAAGCGTCGACCGTCCAATGGTCAGATGGTAGTGGAACCTCGTCACTGCTCGCTATGTCACGGTACAGGGCACAACAGAGCTACATGCAAAGCTCGAGTTTGA
- the LOC133038848 gene encoding uncharacterized protein LOC133038848 encodes MVLNEWLDDAQLDAMAHLLRIRRTLYLEVYTRKGVVLDRSAPQIFAMYWNYYEGDKSKVKWDEGVMNYVQGIPHRYLSCWENQDYIYFVLHLPKERHWVAVEVDIDNWEIIVYDFDIGGTAEEAMKSYLKSCNELFANLIRASGYFPYNNYVHPVELGDHSQLLPIHYRQVTSEVAPQTKSR; translated from the exons ATGGTGCTGAACGAATGGCTCGACGATGCT CAACTTGATGCCATGGCGCACTTATTGAGAATAAGACGGACCCTGTACCTAGAAGTCTACACACGAAAAGGTGTAGTTTTGGACAGATCTGCTCCACAGATATTTGCCATGTATTGGAATTACTATGAGGGTGACAAGAGCAAGGTGAAATGGGATGAGGGCGTTATGAATTACGTGCAGGGGATACCGCACAGATACTTGTCATGTTGGGAGAACCAGGATTACATATACTTTGTGTTGCACCTTCCCAAAGAGCGCCACTGGGTGGCAGTTGAGGTGGATATTGACAACTGGGAGATCATTGTATATGATTTTGATATCGGTGGCACCGCTGAGGAAGCCATGAAGTCATATTTGAAGTCTTGCAACGAGCTATTTGCGAATCTAATTCGAGCTAGCGGTTATTTCCCATACAACAATTATGTACATCCGGTGGAGTTGGGCGATCACAGTCAGCTCCTACCCATACATTATAGACAAGTTACCTCTGAGGTTGCACCACAAACGAAGAGCAGgtga